The window CGTGGCCGGATGGACGTGTTCTCCGCATCTGCCCATATTCCCGCCTGCGTCATGCTGATTGGCGGCGTGGGGTGGATGGCTGGCCCAGCTTGTATCGTTCCCAAACAGAGTATTGCTTTGTATGAAGCCGCCCGCGCGGGTGACTGGAACAAAGCAATGGAGCTTCAGCGCCCGCTATGGCGCATCAATGAAATCTTTGCCCGTTATTCCATTGCTGGCTGTATTAAAGCGGCGCTGCAATTGCAGGGGTTTGCGGTAGGCGATCCGTTGCCGCCTCAACTGCCGCTGGATGAAAAGGCACGTAAGGAGATCGCTGACGTTTTAGCGTCTGTCGATTCCCTTTAACACCAAATAGATTTGTTATTTTTCACGCTGTAGAGGTGTGAGGCTTTCTGCACCTTGAAGTTTGGCTGTACCTATTAAAAAGAGAAAAGGAATCATCAAGGGATGAGCGCGTTACCTATTATTATTGATTGTGATCCAGGGATAGATGACGCGATTGCGTTATTAAGTGCATTTGTGGCGCCAGAGTTGGATATTCGCGGCATCTGCACGGTGTGCGGTAACCAACCGTTGGACAAGACGCTGCGTAATGCGCTGCAAATTGTTGAGCTGGGTCAGCGCACGGATATTCCTGTTTTCGCCGGTTGCCATCGACCGCTGCTGCGCGACCCTATTCATGGCCAGTTTCATGGTGAAAGCGGACTGGGCCAGACCGTGCTGCCTGCGCCGCAAAAACAGGCCGAAGCGCAGCATGCGGTGAGTTTTATTATTGCGCAGTGCAAGCAGGCGATCGCTGATGGCACCCCGATTACGCTCTGTACGTTAGGGCCGCTAACCAACGTGGCAATGGCGCTGCGTATGGCGCCTGAGATTGCTGACGGTATTGCGCGCATTGTGATGATGGGCGGCGCCTACCGCGAAGCAGGCAACCGCAGCCTGACGTCTGAATTCAATATGATCGCCGATCCACAGGCGGCGAAGGTGGTGTTTGATTCGTCAATCGCCCTTGTCGCGCTACCGCTGGATGTCACGCATCAGGTGATTTTGACGCCGGAATTAGTTGCACGTTTTATCGCGCTATCCGGACGGATTTCCGCGCCGTTGGGTGAAATGATGGCGTTTTGGGATCGTAATGACATCCGTCGCTATGGTTCACGCGGCGGTCCGCTACACGATCCGTTGGTCATCGCTTGGGTGCTGGCACCGCACTGCTTCACGACGGAAAAAGCCAGCGTTTACATTGAGCAGGAAAGCGAGCTGTGCATGGGGCAGACCGTTGCCGACTGGTACGGAAAAACTGACCGTCAGCCGAATGTGGATGTGGTGACGGGGGTTGATGCCAAACAGGTTGTCGAGCTGTTTGCTGACCTATTGAGCCGCTATGGAGAGGGTGTCTGACATGGTTCAAGAACGCATTATTATTGATACCGATCCCGGCGTTGACGATGCGATAGCCATCTGGCTGGCGTTGGCTTCGCCCGAGCTGGATGTCCTGGGGATTACCGTTGTGGCAGGCAATGTGCCGCTTGCCGCCACGCTATCGAATGCGTGCAACGTGGTGGGTGTGACGGGCAGAACCGATGTGCCCATTTTTGCGGGGGCGTCTCGTCCACTGATCCGCGATCAGGTTTTCGGTAAATACGCTCATATCGGCAAATTTTCTGCTGATTGGGTGCCGGAGAGCACGCTGTCGCCGGAACAGGAACACGCCGTTGATTTTCTGGTGCGGGTGACGCGTCAGGCGGCGGCCGACAATAATCCCATCACCATTTGCGCACTTGGCCCACTGACGAATCTGGCATTGGCGCTGTGCTTCCACCCTGATGTCGCGCGCGGCATCAAACAGGTTGTGTCCATGAGCTGCGCCTTTACCGCAATGGGAAATCGCGTACCGTGGGCGGACTTTAACGTCTATGCCGATCCTCATGCGGCGGAAATCGTGTTTTCTTCCGGTGTACCCATTGTCATCATGCCGTTGGATATGACCTTTCAGGCGCTGATTCAGACGGAACAGGTTGATGACATCGAGCGTAGCGGCGGTGCGCCGGGTAAGGCGATGGCAGCACTGCTGCGTATGTTTGACCGTAGCGAAGTGGATCGCTTTGGCCGTGAAGGTGGACCGATTCATGATGCGACCGTCATTGCGTGGTTGCTGAAACCGGAGTTATTCAAATCAAAACGCGCGCGCATCGGAGTAGAAGTTGCCGGTAGAACGGCGGGTTACGCGTTTGCCGATTTTTATCACAAACTGGGTGAACCAGAGAATGCGCTGGTCATGCGGGAAATCGACGAGCAAGGGTTTCTCGGGCTGATTGCCGAGCGCCTGCGCCGCTATGGCTCTGAAGAAATAGAGGGTTCTGAAAAGAAAGATAGCTCCGAAGCAATAAACGGTTCCGGGGGGCGCTAATGATAGCCTACCTGCTGAGCCGAATCGGACAAACGCTGCTGACGCTGGCTGTTATGTCGGTGCTGGTGTTTGTGGGTGTTTATCTGGTCGGTAATCCGGTCGATATGTTGTTGGGCGCGACGGCCACGCCAGCGGAACGGCTGGCGGTGATTCAGTCCTTCGGCCTGGATAAGCCGGTCTGGGAACAGTATGGGTTGTTTGTCTGGAACGCCTTTCAGGGCGACATGGGCAACTCTTTCATCTTTAATCAACCCGCGCTGACGCTGATTTTTCAACGCATGCCCGCCACGCTCGAACTGGCGATGGTGGCGTTTGTGATGGCGCTGATTGTCGGCATTCCGTTGGGGATTTACGCGGGTCTGAAGCCGGACAGCGCGGTATCCAAATCCATCATGACCTTCTCCATCCTCGGTTTTAGCCTGCCCACGTTCTGGATCGGGTTGGTGATGATCATGCTGTTCAGTGTGAAGCTGGGCTGGCTGCCGTCATCAGGCCGGGGCGATGTCCATGAGCTGTTCGGCATCCCGTTTAGCTTTCTGACCCGCGATGGCCTTGAACATCTTCTCCTGCCTGCGTTTAACCTCGCGCTGTTTAAAATCTCGCTGGTTATCCGCCTGATGCGTGCGGGCGTGATGGAGTGTCTGCAACAGGATTATGTGCAGTTTGCTCGCGCGAAAGGGCTGTCGGAAACCCGAATCGTACTGGTACATGTGCTGCGCAACACGCTGATTCCGTTGATTACCGTGCTAGGTCTGGAACTCGGCTCGCTGATCGCGTTTGCGGTGGTGACGGAAACCATTTATGCCTGGCCGGGCATGGGCAAGCTGATTATCGACTCGATCGCCGTGCTCGACCGTCCGGTTATTCTGGCTTATCTGATGATTACCGTCGTGATGTTCAGCGTGATTAACCTGCTGGTCGATTTGCTGTATGTGCTGGTCGATCCACGCGTGCGGCTGGGAGGAGACAAGGGATGACAGGGAATACCATACACCAGCCCGCCGCCGTGCAAAAAGCCGTACATCCGGTGATGCGCGTGGTGATGGCGCTGATCAACGATCGGTTGGCGCTGTTTGGGCTGATCATGCTGGCGATTTTCGTGCTGCTGGCGCTGCTTGCCCCGCTGCTGTCGCCGCAGAACCCTTACGATCTGATGCAGCTCGATATTATGGATGGCCGACTTGTACCGGGTTCCTCCAGTATGTCGGGCATGACGTATTGGCTGGGAACGGACGATCAGGGGCGCGACCTGTTCAGTGCCATTCTGTACGGCACCCGCATCAGCCTGATGGTGGGATTCACCAGCGCGGTGTTTGCGCTGCTGATTGGCGCTTCTCTTGGTCTGATCAGCGCTTACGTTGGCGGAAAAACGGATGCGACAATCATGCGCATCGTTGATATCCAGCTCAGTTTCCCGCCCATCCTGATTGCGCTGATCCTGTTGGCGGTGCTGGGCCAGGGGGTCGATAAGATCATTATGGCGCTGGTGGTGACCCAGTGGGCTTACTACGCGCGGACGATTCGCGGTTCGGCACTGGTGGAACGTCGCCGCAGCTACGTGGACGCGGCGCGCAGCATGGCACTGTCCAACCGCCGCATCCTGTTTCGCCATATTTTACCCAACTGTCTGGCACCGCTGATCGTGGTGGCAACGATGCGCATCGCCTACGCCATCATGCTGGAAGCCACGCTCTCGTTTCTGGGGATCGGGCTGCCTGTGACGGAGCCGTCGCTGGGGCTGTTGATCTCGAATGGTTTTGAATACCTGATGTCGGGCGACTATTGGATCAGCTTCTTTCCGGGGCTGACACTGTTGCTGCTGATTGTGGCGATCAATCTGGTCGGGGATGCGCTGCGCGACATCCTCAACCCACGGAACTAAGCCGTGGGAACGCCCATGGGAATAAGGGGTAATGAACACATGACAGCGCCGATTATGTCTGTTTCGCATCTGACCACCGCCTTTCAGGTGAACGGCGAGTGGATGAACGTGGTGCGGGATTTATCCTTCACGATTGGCGAGAAAGAGACGGTCGCCGTAGTGGGGGAATCCGGTTCAGGGAAAAGCGTGATGGCGAAATCCATCATGCGCTTGCTGCCACCCGGTCAAAGCCGGATTGAAGGGCAGATTCATTTTGGCGACACCGAACTGCTGTCGCTCCCCAGTAAAGCGATGCAGGATGTGCGCGGCAACCGTATCGGCATGATTTTCCAGGAGCCGATGACCAGCCTGAATCCGGTCTTGCCGATTGGCTACCAGATTACGGAAGTGCTGCGTCGCCATCGCGGCATGGGGAAAGCCGAAGCGCGTGCCGAAGCGGTACGACTGCTGGAAAAAGTACGCATTCCGGCGGCCAAATCACGGTTGAACGAATACCCACAGAGCTTCTCTGGCGGGATGCGCCAGCGTGTGGTGATTGCAATTGCGCTGGCTTGCCACCCGAAGCTGTTGATTGCCGACGAGCCGACGACGGCGCTGGACGTCACGATTCAGGCGCAAATTCTGACGTTGATAAAAACCCTTCAGGAAGAAGAAGGGATGTCGGTGCTGTTTATCACCCACGATATGGGCGTGGTGGCGGAAGTGTCTGACCGCACGCTGGTGATGTATCAGGGGGAAATGGTAGAAAATGCCGTCACGCGAGAGATCTTTCATCATCCGCAACAGCCCTACACCCGTATGCTGCTATCCGCGGTGCCCAAACTCGGCTCGATGTCCGGCAGCGCATGGCCCCAGCGTTTTCCGCTGATCGATCTCAAAACGGGTGAACGCCAGCTGGTGCCGGACGCGGTGAATACCGTGTCCGGCGAGGAACCGGTGCTGACGGTAAAAAATCTGGTCACCCGATTTGATATCCGATCAGGATTTTTCCGTCGGCTGTCCGGGCGGGTTCATGCGGTGGAAAATGTCTCGTTCGATCTCTGGCCGGGCGAAACGCTCGCGCTGGTCGGCGAATCGGGCTGCGGTAAATCTACCACCGGTCGGTCGATTATTCGTCTCAACGACGCCGTCAGCGGCGACATCCAGCTTCTGGGCAAAAATATCCTGACGGCGGATAAGCGTGAGCTGACCGAGTCGCGGCGGCAGATTCAAATGGTGTTTCAGGATCCGTATGAAAGCCTGAATCCGCGTATGCGGATAGGGGAAGCTATCGCCGAGCCGATGCTGTTGCACGGTCTGGCGACCCGACAGAATGTGAGTGCGCGAGTGAGCGAGCTGCTGGAACAGGTGGGATTATCCGGCGATATGGCTTCGCGTTTCCCACACCAATTCTCCGGCGGGCAGCGGCAGCGAGTGTGTATTGCGCGTGCGCTGGCGCTGGAGCCGAAAGTGATTATTGCCGATGAATCAGTGTCGGCGCTGGATGTGTCCGTCAAGGCGCAGGTGATCAACCTGATGCTGGATCTCCAGCAGAAGCTGGGGCTGTCATTCCTGTTTATCTCGCACGATATGGCCGTTGTCGAGCGTATCAGCCACCGCGTGGCGGTGATGTATCTCGGCGAAATTGTGGAGATCGGGCCACGAGCGGCGATCTTCGACAATCCACAGCATGATTACACCCGACGTCTGATTTCTGCGGTACCCGTGCCTGACCCGGATACTCGTCCGGTGCGTAATATCACCAATGATGAACTGCGCAGTCCGGTACGCGCCCCTGATTTCCATCCTCCGGTACGCCGCTATAAGCAAGTCGGGGAGGGACATTTTGTTCTTGAAACGGTAGCGTAATGCTGAATGTAAAAACGGACTTTCCTCTTTAGTGAGGAAAGTCCGTTTAATTTTTTGATTGTTTATCGGCAACCATTATTTGTAGATAACGGCGACGCCGCGCAGTTGATTATCACCTGTTGCAGACGTGATAGTGAAGGCGCTGGCACCGGCTTTTTCTGCTTTCTGAGCCAACTGTGCTTGCAGTGAATCCAGGCTACGGGCGGTAGCGCTAACTACGCCAAATTTTTCCAGACCTTGTGCCTGTTGTGAGGACACCTGCTCGGCAGCGAAAGCACCGAAAGACAGGGTAGAAAGTACGACAGCAGCGGCGAAGAATTTTACGTTTTTCATGTGATATATCCTGTTCAATGTTGTTTGGAGTGAAAGGGCATTTCCTTTCGATGAAGAGGATATTACGCCGATGCAGACAGAAGGAAAAACGGAGTGTTTTGAGAATATCTGTCAATATTTTTGATGTTAAATCTGGCGATAAGATGCACAGTCTCGATCGCCAGAAGGAAGGTTATATTGCCGCCTGCTGGGGCAGAGGAGATGAAGCAGGAGCCAGCACGCGTTCCAGCACGCGGGCTTCCAGTTCCGCCAGCTTTGCCGATCCACGACGCCGCGGCCGGGGTAAATCGACTGTAATATCCAGCCCCACGCGTCCTTCTTCAATCAGAATCACCCTGTCAGCCAGCGCAATGGCTTCGGAGACATCGTGCGTCACCAGCAGTACGGTGAAGCCATGTTGGAGCCACAGATTTTCGATCAGGCTTTGCATCTCGATGCGGGTTAAGGCATCCAGCGCACCGAGCGGTTCATCCAACAGCAGCAGACGCGGATGGTGAATGAGCGCGCGTGCCAGCGCGACGCGCTGTTTTTGACCGCCGGACAGCGCCGCTGGCCAGTCGTTGGCGCGATCTGCCAGCCCAACGGAGGCCAGCGCCTCCTGCGCTTTCTCACGCCAGTTGCCGCGCAGTCCCAGCCCGACATTATCGATCACCTTTTTCCACGGCAGCAGACGCGCTTCCTGAAACATCAGCCGCGTGTCGTCTTTCGCACTACTGAGCGGTGCGGTGCCGGTCAACAGTTCTCCGCTGCTGGTGGCTTCCAGCCCCGCAAGCAGACGCAGCAGGGTGCTCTTGCCGCAGCCGCTGCGGCCGACAATGGCAACAAACTGCCCGGAAGGAATACGCAACTGCACGTCATTCAGCACGGTGCGGTGGCCGTAATGCTTGGTAATGGCATCCAGCGCCAGCGGCGTCCCCTTGGTGAGCGGCGACGGCGAATGTGCGCGTGTTGCAGAATCGGTAAAAGCGGTCATGATGCGTCCCCCGATGAGGTTTGATAAGCCGGATTCCAGCGCAGCCATATGCGCTCCAGCCCTTGAGCGCTGATATCGGCCAGTTTTCCGAGCAGGGCGTAAAGGATGATGGCGACCACCACCACGTCCGTTTGCAAAAACTCACGGGCGTTCATGGCGAGATAGCCGATGCCGGAGTTGGCAGAAATGGTTTCCGCGACGATGAGCGTCAGCCACATAAAGCCCAGTGCGAAGCGGATACCGACCATGATGGACGGCAGTGCGCCGGGCAGCACCACCTGATAAAACAGGCTCAGACCGGACAGCCCGTAGCTGCGTGCCATTTCCAGCAGGCCGCGATCGATGTTTTTAATGCCGTGATAAGTGTTGAGATAAACCGGGAACAGTGTACCCAGCGCTACCAGAAAGATCTTGGCCGCCTCATCAATCCCAAACCACAGAATCACCAGCGGAATCAGCGCCAGATGTGGAACGTTGCGGATCATCTGCACCGAGCTGTCCAGCAGGCGTTCGCCCCAGCGCGACAGCCCGGTGATAAAGCCGAGCGTCAATCCGATAGTACCGCCGATAGCAAACCCAATCAGGGCGCGCCAGCCGCTGATCGCCAGATGTTGCCACAGTTCGCCGCTGTAGATGAGCGACCAGCCTGCGGTGATCACCGAGCTGGGCGCAGGCAGAATCCGGTTGGATAGCCAGCCGAACTCGACGGCGACCTGCCACGCGACCAACAGCGTCACGGGGAGCAGGAAAGGTGCCAACCGCTGTGCCAGGGAAGAGAGCGTTCTTGCCATGATCGGTTCCTCAGCTTTGCGAGACTTTGCGCGGCACATAGCGGTTTGCCACCACTTCTCCCGCATTGTTCACCGCATGCAGCGGCGTGGGCTGTTGCGCCAGATCGAGGTGCGGGAACAACAATTCACCCACGCGGTATGCCTCTTCCAGATGCGGATAGCCGGACAAGATAAAGGTATCAATCCCGAGATCTGCGTATTCCTGAATGCGTTCGGCAACCGTCGGGCCATCGCCAACCAGTGCTGTGCCTGCGCCGCCGCGTACCAGACCGATGCCAGCCCACAGATTGGGGCTAATCTCCAGCTTGTCCTTTTTGCCGCCGTGCAGGGCGGCCATGCGCTGCTGGCCGACGGAATCGAAACGCGCCAGCGCCGCCTGTGCGTCGGCGATGGTTTTTTCATCCAGAT is drawn from Pectobacterium aroidearum and contains these coding sequences:
- a CDS encoding YdgH/BhsA/McbA-like domain containing protein; translation: MKNVKFFAAAVVLSTLSFGAFAAEQVSSQQAQGLEKFGVVSATARSLDSLQAQLAQKAEKAGASAFTITSATGDNQLRGVAVIYK
- a CDS encoding ABC transporter ATP-binding protein, with translation MTAPIMSVSHLTTAFQVNGEWMNVVRDLSFTIGEKETVAVVGESGSGKSVMAKSIMRLLPPGQSRIEGQIHFGDTELLSLPSKAMQDVRGNRIGMIFQEPMTSLNPVLPIGYQITEVLRRHRGMGKAEARAEAVRLLEKVRIPAAKSRLNEYPQSFSGGMRQRVVIAIALACHPKLLIADEPTTALDVTIQAQILTLIKTLQEEEGMSVLFITHDMGVVAEVSDRTLVMYQGEMVENAVTREIFHHPQQPYTRMLLSAVPKLGSMSGSAWPQRFPLIDLKTGERQLVPDAVNTVSGEEPVLTVKNLVTRFDIRSGFFRRLSGRVHAVENVSFDLWPGETLALVGESGCGKSTTGRSIIRLNDAVSGDIQLLGKNILTADKRELTESRRQIQMVFQDPYESLNPRMRIGEAIAEPMLLHGLATRQNVSARVSELLEQVGLSGDMASRFPHQFSGGQRQRVCIARALALEPKVIIADESVSALDVSVKAQVINLMLDLQQKLGLSFLFISHDMAVVERISHRVAVMYLGEIVEIGPRAAIFDNPQHDYTRRLISAVPVPDPDTRPVRNITNDELRSPVRAPDFHPPVRRYKQVGEGHFVLETVA
- a CDS encoding ABC transporter permease produces the protein MTGNTIHQPAAVQKAVHPVMRVVMALINDRLALFGLIMLAIFVLLALLAPLLSPQNPYDLMQLDIMDGRLVPGSSSMSGMTYWLGTDDQGRDLFSAILYGTRISLMVGFTSAVFALLIGASLGLISAYVGGKTDATIMRIVDIQLSFPPILIALILLAVLGQGVDKIIMALVVTQWAYYARTIRGSALVERRRSYVDAARSMALSNRRILFRHILPNCLAPLIVVATMRIAYAIMLEATLSFLGIGLPVTEPSLGLLISNGFEYLMSGDYWISFFPGLTLLLLIVAINLVGDALRDILNPRN
- a CDS encoding nucleoside hydrolase, producing MVQERIIIDTDPGVDDAIAIWLALASPELDVLGITVVAGNVPLAATLSNACNVVGVTGRTDVPIFAGASRPLIRDQVFGKYAHIGKFSADWVPESTLSPEQEHAVDFLVRVTRQAAADNNPITICALGPLTNLALALCFHPDVARGIKQVVSMSCAFTAMGNRVPWADFNVYADPHAAEIVFSSGVPIVIMPLDMTFQALIQTEQVDDIERSGGAPGKAMAALLRMFDRSEVDRFGREGGPIHDATVIAWLLKPELFKSKRARIGVEVAGRTAGYAFADFYHKLGEPENALVMREIDEQGFLGLIAERLRRYGSEEIEGSEKKDSSEAINGSGGR
- a CDS encoding ABC transporter permease, encoding MIAYLLSRIGQTLLTLAVMSVLVFVGVYLVGNPVDMLLGATATPAERLAVIQSFGLDKPVWEQYGLFVWNAFQGDMGNSFIFNQPALTLIFQRMPATLELAMVAFVMALIVGIPLGIYAGLKPDSAVSKSIMTFSILGFSLPTFWIGLVMIMLFSVKLGWLPSSGRGDVHELFGIPFSFLTRDGLEHLLLPAFNLALFKISLVIRLMRAGVMECLQQDYVQFARAKGLSETRIVLVHVLRNTLIPLITVLGLELGSLIAFAVVTETIYAWPGMGKLIIDSIAVLDRPVILAYLMITVVMFSVINLLVDLLYVLVDPRVRLGGDKG
- the ssuC gene encoding aliphatic sulfonate ABC transporter permease SsuC; protein product: MARTLSSLAQRLAPFLLPVTLLVAWQVAVEFGWLSNRILPAPSSVITAGWSLIYSGELWQHLAISGWRALIGFAIGGTIGLTLGFITGLSRWGERLLDSSVQMIRNVPHLALIPLVILWFGIDEAAKIFLVALGTLFPVYLNTYHGIKNIDRGLLEMARSYGLSGLSLFYQVVLPGALPSIMVGIRFALGFMWLTLIVAETISANSGIGYLAMNAREFLQTDVVVVAIILYALLGKLADISAQGLERIWLRWNPAYQTSSGDAS
- the ssuB gene encoding aliphatic sulfonates ABC transporter ATP-binding protein, giving the protein MTAFTDSATRAHSPSPLTKGTPLALDAITKHYGHRTVLNDVQLRIPSGQFVAIVGRSGCGKSTLLRLLAGLEATSSGELLTGTAPLSSAKDDTRLMFQEARLLPWKKVIDNVGLGLRGNWREKAQEALASVGLADRANDWPAALSGGQKQRVALARALIHHPRLLLLDEPLGALDALTRIEMQSLIENLWLQHGFTVLLVTHDVSEAIALADRVILIEEGRVGLDITVDLPRPRRRGSAKLAELEARVLERVLAPASSPLPQQAAI
- a CDS encoding nucleoside hydrolase, producing MSALPIIIDCDPGIDDAIALLSAFVAPELDIRGICTVCGNQPLDKTLRNALQIVELGQRTDIPVFAGCHRPLLRDPIHGQFHGESGLGQTVLPAPQKQAEAQHAVSFIIAQCKQAIADGTPITLCTLGPLTNVAMALRMAPEIADGIARIVMMGGAYREAGNRSLTSEFNMIADPQAAKVVFDSSIALVALPLDVTHQVILTPELVARFIALSGRISAPLGEMMAFWDRNDIRRYGSRGGPLHDPLVIAWVLAPHCFTTEKASVYIEQESELCMGQTVADWYGKTDRQPNVDVVTGVDAKQVVELFADLLSRYGEGV